The genomic DNA GATACAACAAAGATAGAATTAGTTAAATTAGTACAAGGgctataaaggaaataaaacagggTAGTGATATAACAGTGATTGGGGTGAAGGTAGGTGACAGCTTTAGTTACGGTGGTCAGGGACAACCCCCGTGAGTGCCCTTTGACTAAAACTTAAATGCCAATGAGGTAGCCATTGGACAACCTGAAAGGAAGACCCATTAAAATAACTAAGAACATAAGAGGCTGAAAACTTGCATAATACCTCTAGAAATTTCTTCTATACAAAGGGAAAACAGGCAAAGGAGTTTTAAGACAAAGGGCAAACTCAGTGAATGACTGAATTACTAGAGTCTAGAGTATTTGTCCTGCCGCTTCTAGTGGGCAGTCTGGCCCTTTCAGGCCAAAGGGCAAACTCTTTAAAGAAGCATTCATTATTCATTGCCccatctgctttatttttctgtttcttttatttttaatttttgtgggtacatagtatgtgtatatatttatcggatatatgagatgttttggtaCAGATacgcaatgtgaaataagcacatcatggagaacaGAGTATCcatccccagcccctcctgcttTAAAGGCCCATCTGCCACTCTGCCCAATGCTCCAGCCATTTCTTTGCCTTGGACCAATACACACATACCTCTACATTTATCCATGCTGCTTCCTTTACTTGCAATGACTTCCCCCAAATATTTATTGCTGGTTAAACTCCTAGTTTCAGGACTCAGCTGAAATGCCCCCTCTTGAGCACCTTCCCAGTCACCAACCCACCTTCCCTACCATCCCCTCAGCCTTAGCTAATCATTCTCTCTCATGAGATCCCACAGTACCTTGTGCTCATCCCTGTTACAGTTCTTGACACCTTGTGTCATCATCATCCAAATGTTTGTCTTCCCCTGTAGACCATGAACTAGATAGATCAAGCCATGAATCTTAAGCACCAATGTGTCCCCAGTCTTTGACATAACTCCAGGCATATAGTAGGTGATAGATATATACTCAATGAAGGATTGAATGACTAGGGTCTGGTGTATTTGTCCTGTACCTTCAAGTGGGCAGTCCAGCTCTTCATGACGTAGAAAGACACTTCAGTggtttttggtttgggtttttttggtaacATGCTCCTTTAAAGTGAATAGTAATGGTCCTGTTCAAAGTTATGAAACAAaaatggatggacagacagaaagaaggtaaaagaaaaaacagtaggAATACTATAAGTATACAAAAACCATCTACCTGACTGTAATTGTTTTCGCTAAGACAGAGTAGAGCCAGTCCTGGTGATAGCATTGTAGCAGAAAACAAGCATGCCCCATTAGACACCTTTCTCACCCCAAGACTTCTATCAAATCCCCTATGCCTATTTTCTTGCTAGAGGCAATATCACTTCCTTCCCCAATTCCAAAGCTTAGAATCTGAGGAAGTTTTGAACAAAGTGAGGATTTGCTCTAGATTAAATGCTATCAGAAAGTGGGTACAGTTCtgattggtattttgataaatattatttatagagaGGGGATATTAGAACCAGTATAAAGCTGTAATTGGTAAAGAAGTGGTACTCATTTTAATCAAGACAAACTAAGCTTAGTATTTTGTTTAGTATTTtgtgacttcatttttctctacttcaatgaaattataaaatggccttgctttgtttctttttatcataGACACAGAGTGATCCTGTGAGATGTTGGTGCTCTATGCAATTGTTTATATTTAGTAGGAGAAAAAGATGGCTTAGCTATGAGTGCCAGGCCAGCTCTGAATGTCAGGTATTGCTTTTTTACCTCCCTTCTCAACACACAATCCTTTCTCCTAGCTAGACTGTGAGATCCTTAtttccagatgtggtggcacctATTTCTCTGTCCCTGGCAAGGTCTTACATAAGGCATTGCATTTAagtgtttagtaaatatttgctgactgaTTCCGAGTCAGGAGTACAGGCTTGTCTGAATTTCAGAGACCCTCAACTCATAGCCATTTATTTGTCTGGGTAATTAACCTTGTGCTGTCAAGTTGCCCCTGAAGCTGCATGTAAAATAAGCATTCCTGTTTCAATTTCAGATTAAAGGTCAGAAGATGTTGGTTCTACTCCTGGCTCCTCCATTGAGTAGTATGACATTGGAAAGCCAGTTAACTACTCCACGCCTTAATTTTTCCACTTAAAGAATAAGCTTGGACTCAATGGCTAAAGGCCATTTCAAGTTCTGAAATTTGGGGAAAGTgaattttctcttgtattttttctACCTTTATAGAAAATGCTAAAGAGTACATGGCTACATATCCGTATAGACGGGAAGAGTTATTCAATATGAGGTGCTATAGGTGAgccattcaaaataaaaatcatctgaGACTTTAATCTCACACTATGGATTATCGAGCTAAAGGTAAACATTAAGAGGAtccccaaaaagaaaatataaaataaaaattctctgtaCAAGAAGATTTGCAAATTTACAATGAAGTTAACATTAAAGGTAAATTGCaacatataaatgaaaaactaaatacCTGGAAACATTAACGAACTTAGAAGGCAAAATcaaactgataaaatattttcaacaaattgttAATATCATAAATATAATCCCATCTCATTCCATCTACGTATTTCACTCAAATCTTGAATGAAGTCAGGGTATGTACTTAGCCAGGAGAGTATATAACTCCATGTAGATAGATAGGAAAAATATGATTCCTCCAAATCCAAATTAGAGGGTTCTCTGAAGGTCTGAGAAACTACAGTCATCCCTCATTAACCATGGGGGATAGATTCCAAAACctcctgcagataccaaaatcagCAGATGCCCAAGCTCCAGATAcaaaatggcacagtatttgcatataacctacacacattaTCACATATGCcttaagtcatctctagattatttgcaatacctaatacaatgtaaatgctatctAAATAGCTGTTGTACTTTACTGTTTAGggaatgagaagaagaaaagtcTGCACATGTTTAGTGCATATGCaatgtttttctgaatatttttgatccacagttAGTTAAATCCACACATGCAGAATccatggatacagagggccaactaTACCTGATAGCTTCTTTCCAATAATTTAAGAACAGGGAAAAATTATTGTTGATGTAATCATATACATGTATAGCATTTTACAGTATGAAAAGGGCTTTCACCCTATTATCttacttgattctttttttttagagagagaattCCTAAGTCTTATCTTACCTGATTCTCAAATCAGCCTCATGAGGTAACTAGGGAATCATTATTCTAACCTCACAAATGATAAAACTGAAGCCTAGAAATAAGTAACTTTCCCTACTTCACATCAGGAAGCAAATATTAAAGCCAACTCTAGACCTCAGATTGGGGTTCTGCCTCGGTTTTGCTGTCTTTATACTGAGTATTTTGGATTAGAAAATTTCCACATTGTCTTCCAGATTTAAGCCAATGGTTTATGACAGCACTATGCTCCTTTTTTCAGgtgaaactaaagaaaaatagaaacactgaAATTTGATTGAgttcatgaaaggaaaaaaaaatttctgctcaTCTCGATGAGATTTAATGGTATTACTATTCCTAAATTTAATACATGAAATATGCTACTTCCAATTTTTTTCAGAGTAGTTGTAGtgtaccaaaaaaatttttttcataaaatgaatataaaataacattgatTTCTCCAGAATGTTCAGAATTACTTATTACTTGAATCTTGGTTAAGTGGGTCTTAAAATCAACAAAAAGTCTTGGGCTGTTGCTTGAAACACCCTAGGAAGCCTgttcttttggtgttttgttttgttttgttttgttttgttttttgttttgtttttgagatggagtctcgctctgtcacccaagcttgagtgcagtggtgcaatcttggctcactgcaacctccacctccctggttccagtgattctgcagcatcagcctcccaagtagctgggactacaggcatgtgccaccatgcccagctaattttttgtatttttagtagagacatggttttaccatgtcgaccaggctggtctcaaactcctgacctcaggtgatctgcctgccttggcctcccaaagttccgggattacaggtgtgagccaccgtgcctgggcccTTTTGGTGTTTTTTATGCTTAGCTCTTATGAGATGACCtggtcctttttaaaaagaattttttttcattatttggaGGTTTGAAGTGAATTTGGCAGGATTCATTAAATACCTTCCAGTGTCTGTCATTTAATACCTCAACAACCACCTCAACACTCAGTGTTGACTGCATCCATTTCAACTCTGCACATTTCTTTTCTAAGCAGCTTTAACTACATTAAATCGTTGAAAGTCTTACCTCTCTTCTTGGGAGGTTTTCACAACTGCTTAGGTCTGAGCTATATACCATTTTTATAACCGTGTCTCtactggcatgagccattacTAGGTGGAAATAAGTGAACTCTGTGGACACCTTGCAGTTCACATGCTCCAGGGTGTCTCCACATTGGATCAGTATAGTGTTGCtaataatcataaaattaaaaggacAGGACTTGTGTGGACCTAAAGAGTAGACCTGGACTTGTGTGGACCTAAAAGGTAGCCCtggatctgtaatcccagcaccttgggaggccaaggctggtggattacaaggtcaggagattgagaccatcccggccaacatggtgaaaccccatctctactaaaaatacaaaaattagctgggttggtggtgtgcacctgtagtccctcccagctactcaggaggctgaggcaggagaatcactggaacccaggaggggggagttgcagtgagccgagatcgtgccactgcactccagcctgggcgacagagcgagattccaacaggaaaaaaaaaaaaaggaaagaagaaaaagctgtGGATTCTGAATTGTCCTAGAGCTTAAGGGTGTTGATCATTCATTGGACACAGAGCATGTCAATCTGAAGTTTTCAGCAAATGAGCTTAGAACTTACTGAGAACCCGCCCCTTGTTGACACTTCCGGTCCCGCCCCCCGTTGCCTGCCAACCAGAATCTTTCAGTCCCTGTCTAAGTCCTCTCAGACCAGCCTTGGCGGGAGGCTCCTGGGATGGCCTCCCTGCCCTTCCCAGTTTAGAGTCTCCTCAGAGACAGACTTTTATTCCCTTAATAAGGAGACAAACTCCTATTCCCTCAGCAGCCAGCCTCTCACCTCCCCTCAGCCGCAGCCACCTCAGCAGCCACCGTCTTCACCGTCGTCACCTCAGCCTGGTCACCACCCTAGTTGAGGCGCTGACGCATCATGTCTGCCACAGGGGATCCAGACCCAACGCAAGGGGACCAGGAGGCCCTGGTGAGCCAGGAGGGAGCGCAAGTCGAGGTGGCCGGAGCTGGTGACCGGGAGGGCATTGATTCCGGTCCCAATAGCAGCAACGTGGTGCCTGTGGCTGAGGTGGCCGGAGACGCAGGGCCCATGGAAGGCCTCAGGGTGGAGGAGGGTGAGCAGGCGGCAGACCTGGCCACAGCCCCCGGGGGCAGGAGCGTCGAGGAGGACTCGGACATTAGGccggtggaggaggaggaggaagaagaccGGAACGTGGCCCACAACCGCAATATGGTCGCAGTCGCACATCGCTACCCCATGATGGGTGTTCGCTTTGTGTTACTCGACATGGTCTACTCCCTTCTCCGCCGCCTGTATGAGAACGACCACATCGTGCTGGGGCCCCGTCACTGTGGCCGCCTGATGCGGATGGCCCGTGCTGCCGCACTCAATCGCTCCGGCGAGCCCCGCCAGCTGCTGCCACCTCAGAGGCTGGGCGTGGGGATCCCAGGCCCAGAGGGCGATGGCCTGGGCCTGATCCAGGAGGCCGCGTCAGTCCCAGAGCCTGTGGTGCCAGCCGACCCCGCCGAGATGGCAAGGCAGCCTGCAGAACAGCCAGCTGAGGAGGCCGCAGAGGGACCATCTGCAGAGGAACCGGCCACAGAGGGACTGGCCGCAGAGGAACCGGCCGCAGAGGAACCAGCCGCAGAGGAGGCCACAGCCCCCAAAGGTGAGGAACAGGCTAGTGGCAGCAGCGGGGAGGCGGGAACACAAGCGCCCGAGGGCTCTGGGCAGGGCCACAGTGCAGGCACAGCTGGTGGAAGCGGATGGTAAAGTGGGGTTCAGGGCCCTCCTGAAACTTAAGGCCGAACGTGTCCCAGTAAGTCGAAGCCCTTTTCTATAAGGACCTCTATGATTTTCAGAAAGCATGCTGCCCTCTACCAACCTGTGTTTGATAGGAGATCTGAGATCATCGATGTCATTTGCAAGCCCACACATGAATAGCCGGGTAGATAGGGGTTCAAGAGGGAGCTCCACAGGAAACAGAAGGGACACCCAAAGGAAAAGAGCAGGCAAATGACAGGCATCCTTTTTGGTTCATggcttttcaaaatataaagttgttgggtttttttgtttttttttttttgttttttttttgtttttttttgtttttttttttgagacaaagtctcactctgtccgtcaggctggagtgcaatggcaccatttcGGCTCCCTActtacaacctctgcctaccgtgttcaagccattttcctgcctcagcctcctatgtagctggtattacaagcacacaccaccatgcccggctcatttttctatttttagtagagatggactttcaccacgttggtcaggctgatctcaaacttctgacctcatgatctacccacctcagcgtCAAAATGTAAAGATTCTTAGAAAGTTGATCCCCCAGATGAGATCAAGTGATACAGGAGCCCTTGGTAAAAATGAAACATTCAGCGGGGTGAGGAACCAACGAGCTTCACCATAGAATTTGTCTTTTGAGGCAAACAAATATTTTCCCAACAAAGTTCTGACCAAAGCACCATACAATGCAATCAGACCTGGTGATTCTCCTTCTCCAAAGAACCAGATATAGTCACCAGTGTTGGGTGGGAGATTtactggaaaaaaggaaaatagtgtCACTGTAGAAATGATTAAGCAGCAGCCACATGAAGGCCATGGAACTGTTGTGAAAACCAGTAGGAAGGTGCCTAGCTATTCCGTTCTTAGTTAAGTCTATCCTCCTGCTTCTCCTGAGGGTGGAGTACTAGATGCCACTGCTAGTTATAAATTGGGCTGTATTTTCTGTGAATGACTGGTCCCAATGTCTGTATTATTCTTCACTAAAGAAGTCACCAAATCTCAGCCTGAGAAGTGGGAT from Saimiri boliviensis isolate mSaiBol1 chromosome X, mSaiBol1.pri, whole genome shotgun sequence includes the following:
- the LOC101029796 gene encoding cancer/testis antigen 47A-like, which codes for MSATGDPDPTQGDQEALVSQEGAQVEVAGAGDREGIDSGPNSSNVVPVAEVAGDAGPMEGLRVEEGEQAADLATAPGGRSVEEDSDIRPVEEEEEEDRNVAHNRNMVAVAHRYPMMGVRFVLLDMVYSLLRRLYENDHIVLGPRHCGRLMRMARAAALNRSGEPRQLLPPQRLGVGIPGPEGDGLGLIQEAASVPEPVVPADPAEMARQPAEQPAEEAAEGPSAEEPATEGLAAEEPAAEEPAAEEATAPKEVTKSQPEKWDEEAQDAADEEKKEQEKETDVKNKGKNSKGT